The Deinococcus roseus genome contains a region encoding:
- a CDS encoding polymorphic toxin-type HINT domain-containing protein — protein sequence MTSQFGRSNYVTERSDSEPRPKPEGHPDLSDKWVGAGHLKVGDKLKQADGTLGEVRYVNTIQEARTMYNLEVEEAHTFFVGTQGWLVHNCGPEDAADFILEQAAKDGVDLNDIASVTAVFDTKTGKWYYGIPKELWSSKQHPKIKGLINDSAAKTKQKLPYQCGNCSEFGALNNAMNGANPARKINLQDYQMYTFQPGELASGNIVPKPACPYCQKLEPKVGSMYPKKK from the coding sequence ATGACCTCCCAATTTGGACGCTCCAACTACGTCACGGAGCGTTCAGACTCTGAACCCAGACCCAAACCCGAAGGCCACCCGGATCTGAGCGACAAATGGGTCGGGGCAGGACACCTGAAGGTCGGGGACAAACTCAAGCAGGCCGATGGCACCCTGGGTGAGGTCCGGTACGTCAACACCATCCAGGAAGCCCGCACCATGTACAATCTGGAGGTTGAGGAAGCCCACACATTCTTCGTCGGGACGCAGGGCTGGTTGGTGCATAATTGCGGACCAGAGGATGCAGCAGACTTCATTCTCGAGCAAGCAGCGAAGGATGGCGTTGATCTCAACGATATAGCATCAGTTACTGCCGTGTTCGATACCAAAACAGGGAAATGGTACTATGGGATCCCAAAAGAACTTTGGAGCAGCAAGCAGCATCCGAAGATCAAGGGACTTATCAATGATTCGGCGGCAAAGACTAAGCAGAAATTGCCATATCAATGCGGGAATTGTTCAGAATTCGGTGCTCTTAATAATGCTATGAATGGAGCAAATCCCGCGAGGAAGATAAACTTGCAGGATTATCAAATGTACACTTTCCAGCCAGGAGAACTGGCCTCTGGAAACATAGTTCCTAAGCCTGCATGTCCCTACTGCCAGAAGCTTGAGCCTAAAGTGGGCTCTATGTACCCCAAGAAGAAGTGA
- a CDS encoding ATP-binding protein — protein sequence MQLPIGIQDFQKLREGGYVYVDKTQHMMPFVQGGYYFFSRPRRFGKSLTLTTLKALFEGQKHLFEGLWIHDQHDFEPRPVLHLNFSGIDSRSLPLATGILKHLQREAGKQGLTLDLSSPSEAFQDLVVQLAKKGKVVLLIDEYDKPLVDFLDDAEKLKEHQNLLKSVYGTIKGLDEHLHLVILTGVSRFGKLSLFSDLNNLYDATLDPRFSELCGYTREELQRKFADHHGRAQEHLKMEPAPYWEMVRRWYNGYSWDGQCKVYCPFSMLVFLQNPGFKGYWYETGTPTFLLKLVRQEAYTPFEFEDFTAPGSVLTTASMDQMSPISLMFQTGYLTIKNIEHTAGGTLYDLTYPNEEVRQAFSQGLLNEYIQRPQYSEILGVRLHAALEKQNWDAFFAQVNTTLAGVPYEIFPRKEAFFNSLMHLMLMSTGLPTLSQVQTSKGRMDTVIELEKQVFIFEFKLDGTAQEALEQIKGAGYGEKYLGKQVVMVGVNFDSASKSVSEWGAETLLAGP from the coding sequence ATGCAGCTTCCGATTGGCATTCAGGACTTCCAGAAACTCCGGGAAGGGGGTTATGTGTATGTGGACAAGACACAGCACATGATGCCTTTCGTTCAGGGGGGATATTATTTTTTCTCCCGTCCCAGACGTTTTGGAAAGTCATTGACCCTCACCACCCTCAAAGCTCTGTTTGAGGGTCAGAAGCACCTCTTTGAAGGTTTATGGATTCATGACCAGCATGATTTTGAGCCACGTCCTGTTCTACACCTGAATTTCTCGGGGATCGACTCCAGGAGCCTGCCACTCGCTACAGGCATCCTCAAACACTTACAGAGGGAGGCAGGGAAGCAAGGTCTGACGCTGGACCTGAGCAGCCCCAGTGAAGCGTTTCAGGACCTTGTGGTGCAACTGGCCAAGAAGGGCAAAGTGGTGCTCCTGATCGATGAGTACGACAAACCCCTGGTGGATTTTCTGGACGATGCAGAGAAACTGAAAGAGCATCAGAATCTGCTCAAAAGCGTGTATGGGACCATCAAGGGGCTGGACGAGCACTTGCACCTGGTGATCCTGACGGGGGTTTCCAGGTTTGGAAAACTGAGCCTGTTCAGTGACCTCAACAACCTTTACGACGCCACACTCGATCCCCGGTTCAGCGAGCTATGTGGCTACACCCGCGAAGAACTTCAGAGAAAATTTGCTGACCATCATGGTCGGGCACAGGAACACTTGAAGATGGAGCCTGCGCCTTACTGGGAGATGGTGAGGCGCTGGTACAACGGCTATTCCTGGGATGGTCAGTGCAAGGTGTATTGCCCCTTTAGCATGTTGGTCTTTTTGCAAAACCCTGGATTCAAGGGCTATTGGTACGAAACCGGAACCCCCACCTTCCTGCTCAAATTGGTTCGGCAAGAAGCCTACACTCCGTTTGAATTTGAAGATTTTACAGCTCCAGGATCGGTGTTGACCACTGCAAGCATGGACCAGATGAGCCCGATCAGTTTGATGTTTCAGACAGGTTATTTGACCATCAAAAACATTGAACACACCGCTGGCGGGACACTTTACGATCTGACGTATCCCAATGAGGAAGTGCGGCAGGCGTTCAGCCAGGGGCTGCTCAATGAGTACATTCAAAGACCCCAGTACAGTGAAATTCTGGGGGTCAGGCTGCATGCAGCTCTGGAAAAACAGAACTGGGATGCCTTCTTTGCCCAGGTGAACACCACCCTGGCCGGGGTGCCCTATGAGATTTTCCCCAGGAAAGAAGCTTTTTTTAATTCCCTGATGCACCTGATGCTGATGTCGACTGGACTGCCCACCCTGAGTCAGGTGCAAACCAGCAAGGGGCGAATGGACACGGTGATTGAACTTGAGAAGCAAGTGTTCATTTTTGAATTCAAACTGGACGGCACCGCTCAGGAAGCCCTGGAACAGATCAAAGGGGCTGGATACGGAGAAAAGTACCTGGGCAAACAGGTGGTGATGGTGGGGGTCAATTTCGATTCTGCCAGCAAAAGCGTGTCTGAGTGGGGGGCTGAGACTTTGCTGGCTGGTCCCTGA
- a CDS encoding tyrosine-type recombinase/integrase translates to MSKRGNGTGSIQQRGSKFVVILTLGKDELGKQKRASKRFTTLEQAQRYLEEQTTPPVAGEATAGNEAILAINVQTSVLEYLQEWLRLRQPHIKIKTHQEYHRIIHLHLKVSLLADVTLGSLTPLHLERLLLGEITAGKIVKHARCVLRTLKAALNQAVDWNLLSFNPVLRVKAPKVPHQKMQVWTAVEVRTFLECCKVEKPRLYALFYLALTTGLRRGELLGLHWQDVDLDRQELQVKFSLVQCGASALLGDPKTQASHRRIMLSMDTVQVLKNHLALQEQEEKHWKALKPEENGLLFPSARGGFQLPSNLIKVFHKLIQLAGVPRIRLHDLRHTSASLLVRQGIPIKVVAERLGHQDASMTLRVYTHVYEEQRKEAALTLNDLLKDPAKQAR, encoded by the coding sequence ATGTCAAAGCGTGGAAACGGCACCGGCAGCATTCAGCAACGTGGCAGCAAGTTCGTGGTCATCCTCACCCTTGGGAAAGACGAGTTGGGCAAGCAGAAAAGGGCCAGCAAACGATTTACCACACTGGAACAGGCCCAGAGATATCTGGAAGAACAAACTACTCCACCAGTGGCTGGAGAGGCAACCGCAGGAAACGAGGCCATCCTTGCCATCAATGTGCAAACCAGTGTGCTGGAGTACCTGCAGGAATGGTTGCGCCTCAGGCAGCCTCACATCAAGATCAAGACCCACCAGGAATACCACCGCATCATTCACCTGCACCTGAAGGTTTCATTGCTGGCTGACGTAACCCTGGGCAGTTTGACCCCACTCCATCTGGAACGCTTGCTGCTCGGTGAAATCACAGCAGGCAAGATCGTCAAGCATGCCAGGTGTGTTCTGCGCACCCTGAAAGCAGCGCTCAATCAGGCAGTGGACTGGAATCTCTTGAGTTTCAATCCGGTTCTGAGGGTAAAAGCTCCCAAAGTCCCTCACCAGAAAATGCAAGTCTGGACCGCTGTAGAAGTACGCACGTTTCTGGAGTGCTGCAAAGTGGAAAAACCACGCCTATACGCCCTGTTTTACCTGGCTCTTACCACAGGCCTGAGGAGGGGTGAGCTGCTGGGTTTGCACTGGCAGGATGTTGACCTGGACCGGCAAGAGTTGCAAGTGAAGTTCAGCCTGGTGCAGTGTGGAGCCAGCGCCCTGCTGGGCGACCCTAAAACTCAGGCCAGCCACCGAAGGATCATGTTGTCTATGGACACCGTGCAGGTGCTAAAAAATCACCTGGCACTGCAAGAACAGGAAGAAAAGCACTGGAAGGCCCTCAAGCCTGAAGAAAACGGGCTACTGTTTCCCTCTGCCAGAGGAGGATTTCAGCTGCCCTCTAACCTGATCAAAGTGTTCCACAAACTGATTCAATTGGCGGGGGTGCCCAGAATCAGACTGCATGACCTGCGGCACACGTCCGCTTCCCTGCTGGTTCGGCAAGGGATTCCCATCAAAGTGGTTGCAGAAAGGCTGGGACACCAGGATGCCAGCATGACCCTCAGGGTCTACACCCATGTGTACGAGGAGCAGCGAAAAGAGGCAGCTTTGACCCTGAATGATCTGCTCAAAGATCCTGCAAAACAGGCCAGATAG
- a CDS encoding helix-turn-helix domain-containing protein — MTHTRHEPMALLTVQEAAKMLHVSDDTVRRQIKEGDLEAVRIGTTPQGRPRYRIPSAAVEEKLGQSTLKAPSALERLQEAFSTLTEEQQETLIAQAVQWARSQSPAEPPRDRKPEPSKAELDKRFAGRLKVRK; from the coding sequence ATGACCCACACCCGACATGAACCCATGGCCCTGCTGACCGTGCAAGAAGCTGCAAAAATGCTGCATGTCAGCGATGACACTGTTCGCAGGCAAATCAAAGAAGGGGATCTGGAAGCCGTCCGAATCGGTACCACGCCACAGGGCAGACCCCGTTACCGCATCCCCTCTGCAGCCGTGGAAGAAAAACTGGGACAGAGCACCCTGAAAGCTCCTTCCGCTCTGGAACGTTTGCAGGAAGCCTTCAGCACCCTGACCGAAGAACAGCAGGAAACCCTCATTGCACAGGCTGTGCAGTGGGCCAGAAGCCAGTCCCCAGCTGAACCCCCCAGGGACCGCAAACCAGAACCCAGCAAAGCGGAACTGGACAAGCGTTTTGCAGGTCGCCTGAAGGTCCGGAAG
- a CDS encoding DUF4158 domain-containing protein, with amino-acid sequence MTQNPVDPAVQTRSPLPPTQLLTSTQRHEFLKFPELDDFLLGRHYQLLRSDLQVIQQAKTPSEQLGLGVLITVMRHLGRNALHMMVPEVVLQEVAGQIGCQAADYGTYLIHCKKQHRPHVQRVKEHLGFESFGIHHRRDLLDLLYQKTRHIDNAFPLMAELLPLLVEKRILMPKITVLEGMITEALQYARQFAFQLLNFTLRETDFQQLEAVLEPDPEYRNGLGTRLGWLRETHTQASVSTMLENLKRLEELRKLPLPWQPSTFIARNRLEKLTRESRVLETYQLRDFEPVRRTATLSVMLMDLERTLTDRVLEDHRKLMLGVFNKCETDHLKSILQAREPILESLNLTYTIGKILLEAKQTGENPLPKIEGLVKWEDLIRVMDEGQKITETQVLDS; translated from the coding sequence ATGACTCAGAACCCTGTTGATCCCGCTGTCCAGACCAGATCACCCCTTCCTCCCACCCAGTTGCTGACTTCCACCCAGCGGCACGAGTTCCTGAAGTTCCCAGAGCTGGACGACTTCCTGCTTGGCAGGCACTACCAGCTCCTCCGCTCCGACTTGCAGGTCATTCAGCAGGCAAAGACACCTTCTGAGCAACTCGGGCTGGGGGTTTTGATCACGGTGATGCGTCACCTGGGCCGCAATGCCCTACACATGATGGTCCCAGAGGTGGTGTTGCAGGAGGTCGCAGGCCAGATTGGATGTCAAGCAGCGGATTACGGCACCTACCTGATCCACTGCAAGAAGCAGCACCGCCCCCATGTGCAGCGGGTCAAAGAACACCTGGGCTTCGAGTCGTTTGGGATTCACCACAGAAGGGATTTGCTGGACCTGCTCTACCAGAAAACCCGCCACATCGACAACGCCTTTCCCCTGATGGCAGAGCTGCTGCCATTGTTGGTGGAGAAGCGAATCCTGATGCCAAAAATCACCGTGCTGGAAGGGATGATCACCGAAGCGTTACAGTATGCCCGGCAGTTTGCCTTTCAGCTCCTCAACTTCACCCTCCGGGAAACAGACTTTCAGCAACTGGAAGCCGTGTTGGAACCCGACCCCGAATACCGCAACGGACTGGGCACCCGGCTGGGGTGGCTCAGGGAGACCCACACCCAGGCCAGCGTCAGCACCATGCTGGAGAACTTGAAGCGGCTGGAGGAGCTCAGGAAGCTCCCTTTGCCGTGGCAGCCCAGCACTTTCATTGCCAGGAACCGGCTGGAGAAGCTCACCCGGGAATCCAGGGTGCTGGAAACCTACCAGCTCAGGGATTTCGAGCCGGTCCGTCGGACAGCCACCCTCAGCGTGATGCTGATGGACCTGGAGCGGACCCTGACCGACCGGGTGCTGGAAGACCACCGCAAACTGATGCTGGGCGTGTTCAACAAGTGTGAAACGGACCACCTGAAAAGCATCCTGCAGGCCAGGGAACCGATCCTGGAATCCCTAAATTTGACCTACACCATCGGGAAAATCCTGTTGGAAGCCAAACAGACCGGCGAGAACCCTCTGCCGAAGATAGAGGGGCTGGTCAAATGGGAAGACCTGATCCGGGTCATGGATGAGGGCCAGAAGATCACCGAAACCCAGGTGCTGGACAGTTAA
- a CDS encoding tyrosine-type recombinase/integrase: MTLGTFLETWLKVKKHRVKAKTWLDYERMVRLHLLSLQVSGLHLKGLSPLHLEGVMLSLISKGSSPALLKAALRVLKVALGQAVDWQLLTWNPASRIKAPLKGQREMQVWTAEQTSAFLNFCQQHAPARYALFHLAITSGMRRGELLGLHWQDIDFARGELWVTCSLVQEGSRAVLSDPKTLSSKRRIVLAEDTLQVLQDHRRMQKEAPSKKEPQQAGEEGLVFPSKRGTFQVPNNLLKIFKKLMVAAGVPMIRFHDLRHTAASLLVRHGVPIKVVAERLGHKDASLTLRVYTHVYEEQRREGALPLKTLLAEKPRG; encoded by the coding sequence ATGACCCTGGGAACCTTCCTGGAAACCTGGCTGAAGGTGAAGAAGCACCGGGTGAAGGCCAAGACCTGGTTGGACTACGAACGGATGGTTCGGCTCCATTTACTTTCCTTGCAGGTCAGTGGGCTGCACTTGAAGGGGCTCAGTCCTCTCCACCTGGAGGGGGTGATGCTCTCGCTCATTTCCAAAGGGTCCAGTCCGGCCCTGCTGAAAGCTGCCCTGAGGGTACTCAAAGTGGCCCTGGGACAGGCAGTAGACTGGCAACTCCTTACCTGGAACCCAGCGTCGCGCATCAAAGCTCCACTGAAGGGTCAACGGGAAATGCAGGTCTGGACCGCTGAACAGACCTCTGCTTTCTTGAACTTTTGCCAGCAGCACGCCCCGGCAAGGTATGCCCTGTTTCACCTGGCGATCACTTCTGGCATGCGGCGAGGTGAACTGCTGGGATTGCACTGGCAGGACATTGATTTCGCCCGGGGTGAATTGTGGGTAACCTGCAGCCTGGTGCAGGAAGGGTCCAGAGCTGTTTTGAGTGATCCCAAAACCCTGAGCAGCAAACGCAGAATTGTGCTTGCTGAGGACACCCTGCAGGTGTTGCAAGACCACCGAAGAATGCAAAAAGAGGCACCTTCGAAGAAAGAACCACAGCAGGCTGGAGAAGAGGGCCTGGTGTTTCCTTCAAAGAGGGGAACATTTCAGGTGCCCAACAACCTGCTCAAAATCTTCAAGAAATTGATGGTGGCAGCCGGGGTGCCAATGATTCGGTTTCATGACCTGCGGCACACAGCAGCCTCTTTGCTGGTGCGTCATGGGGTGCCGATCAAGGTGGTAGCAGAACGGCTGGGCCACAAGGATGCCAGCTTGACCCTGCGGGTGTACACGCATGTGTACGAAGAACAGCGTCGGGAAGGGGCTTTGCCCCTGAAAACCCTCCTGGCTGAGAAGCCCCGAGGGTAG
- a CDS encoding ankyrin repeat domain-containing protein yields MIRARERNLKEVLAGKQADPLELAAALYEAAWQQDIEAVRFILGAGVDVNQFLDEAHGTALHVAIEQDNLEITQMLLDAGADPNTMSYGCTAVQHAVDITCDGAWQAGEEPTLDLIRLLISRGADPERQNQFGKSARDWARQYAYQDALDLFDTVPPDPSE; encoded by the coding sequence ATGATCAGAGCCAGGGAACGAAACCTCAAAGAAGTGCTGGCTGGAAAACAGGCAGATCCCCTAGAGCTGGCTGCAGCTTTGTATGAAGCAGCCTGGCAGCAGGACATCGAGGCGGTGCGTTTTATTCTGGGTGCTGGGGTCGACGTGAACCAATTCTTGGATGAAGCTCACGGTACCGCCCTGCATGTGGCCATCGAGCAGGACAACCTGGAAATCACCCAGATGCTGCTGGATGCTGGAGCAGACCCGAACACCATGAGCTATGGCTGTACTGCTGTGCAGCACGCAGTGGACATCACCTGTGATGGCGCATGGCAAGCAGGAGAAGAACCCACCCTGGACCTGATCCGGTTGCTGATCAGTCGGGGTGCAGATCCTGAGCGGCAAAATCAGTTTGGAAAAAGTGCCCGGGACTGGGCAAGACAGTATGCCTACCAGGATGCTCTGGATTTGTTCGACACGGTGCCTCCAGACCCTTCGGAATAG